The nucleotide sequence TTCGGGGGGCGTTTCTTCAGATTCAGCGGTTTTCGCCTTGAACGCCTCGGCATTCGCACCGCTGGCCGGCCTCGCGCCCGTCATGATACCACGAATCCGCTCGTATTCCTCCTGACTAATCTTGCCGGCGTCGCGCTGCCGCTCGAGCGTCTCCAGGTCCAGCCCGCCGGTGGCGTTTCCGCGATTCTGTGCCCGCTGGCTCCAGTAGCGCACGATCGTCAGGACGAGAAACAGCGCCCACAGCGCCGCCACCGCCAGCACCGTGAACACCATCAACCGGCCGAAGTCCGGCGACTCAAAAACGGGGT is from Planctomycetota bacterium and encodes:
- a CDS encoding SHOCT domain-containing protein, translating into MPVAEAPLNPVFESPDFGRLMVFTVLAVAALWALFLVLTIVRYWSQRAQNRGNATGGLDLETLERQRDAGKISQEEYERIRGIMTGARPASGANAEAFKAKTAESEETPPERPINPSGGPVATGDSTWRDGRPGRSEANGQG